From the genome of Pseudomonas sp. WJP1:
GGTTATCTTAAAGCAAAACGGCGACCATTGGCCGCCGTTTAGTGCATCGGTGAAGATTTAGACCGCTGGCACCGTTTCGGTTTCGGCGGTCGGTTTCGGCAGAGAGGAGAGGAACGCCATGATCAGCGCCGCCAGGTACGGCAGCGACTGCACCAGCAACATGGTGACCCAGAAGCGCATGTCGTTGCTCGGCATGCCGTTCACCAGGAAGATTCCCAGCGCCGCACCCCACAGCAACAGCATGATGAACACCTCTTCCCGGGCTTCCGAAATCGCCACCCAGAAGCCGTGGTTATCGGCATTCTTCGGTGTGCGGAAAAACGGAATGCTGCTGGTGAAAAAGCCGTACAGCACCGCTTTGGCGATGGTGTGCGACAACGCGAGTCCCGCCAGCGCCGCGCAGAACGCATCCTTGAGGTTCACGCCTACGGCGCGACGGTAGAGGAAGATGATCTTGCCGACCTTGAACACGAACAGGGCCAATGGCGGGATCGCGAAAATCAACAGCGGCGGATCGACCCGTTGCGGCACGATGATCATCGCCGCCGACCACAACAGCGCGCCAACGGTGAAGAAGATGTTCATGCCATCTGCGACCCACGGCAACCAGCCCGCGAGGAAGTGGTAGCGCTGGCCGCGGGTCAGTTCGGTGTCCTTGCCGCGCAGCAGGCTGCGGGTGTGACGCTTGATGATCTGAATCGCACCATAGGCCCAGCGAAAACGCTGTTTCTTGAAGTCGATAAAGGTATCGGGCATCAGGCCCTTGCCGTAGCTGTCGTGGTAATACGCCGCCGACAGGCCTTTTTCGAATACGCGCAAGCCCAGTTCGGCGTCTTCGCAGATGCACCAGTCGGCCCAGCCCAGTTCTTCGAGCACCGAGCGCCGGGTCATGGTCATGGTACCGTGCTGGATGATCGCGTCACGGTCATTTCGGGTAACCATGCCGATGTGGAAGAAGCCTTTGTATTCCGCGTAGCAGAGCTTCTTGAAGGTGCTTTCGTTCTGGTCGCGGTAATCCTGCGGCGACTGCACCACGGCGATTTTCGGGTCGGCGAAGTGCGGCACCATGTGCTTGAGCCAGTTCGGATGCACGCAGTAATCGGAGTCGATCACCGCAATCACTTCGGCATCCTTGGCGGTGTGCGGGATCAGGTAGTTCAGCGCGCCGCCCTTGAAACCTGCCAAAGGTGCGACGTGGAAGAACTTGAAGCGCGGGCCGAGGGTTTCGCAGTAGTCGCGCACCGGTTCCCAGACCGCCGGGTCCTTGGTGTTGTTGTCGATGATCAGGACTTCGAAGTCCGGATAGTCGAGGTTCGCCAGGGCGTTGAGGGTCTGTTTGACCATCTCCGGCGGCTCGTTGTAGCAGGGCACATGGATCGAGACTTTCGGGCGATAGCTGGAATCGCCTTCCACCGGCAGGAATTCCCGGCGCCGCTTGTGGATCCACACCGCTTCGGCCAGTTCGTGGGCCTCGGTCAGCAACACAATGAACACCCCGAGCGCGCCGAGGGCGAGCAGGAAACCCACCGTCAGGCTGAACCAGGTGCTGTATTGCTGGCTGTAGTCATAGCCGATCCACACCAGCACCGAACCGCAGAGGAATGCGATAAAGGTCAGGAAGGTGCGGCCACGCTGGCGCAGGGCCGAGCCGTCGATCATCAGCAGGGTCAGCGACAGCAGCGCCAATACCACCGAACCGATGGCCAGCACGCGCCATTGCGGAATGGCGACCACCGGGCCTTCGAAGTTGAATTTCTGTTGGCGCGCGGCGTTGAACACACCCCAGTAAGCGCCTACCGAACCTTCGTCGCTGACCTTCCACGGCTGGTCGAAGGCTTCGATCACGAAGTAGTTGAAACCCTGGCGGTTGAGCTTGTTGACCAGGGTGCGCAGATAGATCGCCTGGTCTGCCGGTGATGCATCGGCGCCACCGCGCATGCGGCCGTTGCTCGGCCAGCCCACTTCAGACAGCAGCAACGGTTTTTTCGGGAACATCTTTTTCAGGTCGCGGGCGCGGTCGAGGACGAACTGCCCGGCCTTGTCCATCGGGATGAATTCCCAGTAGGGCAGCACGTGGGCGGCGATCAGGTCGACGTGCTTGGCCAGTTCCGGGTGTTCTTCCCAGACGTGCCACTGTTCGGACGTGGTCACCGGCACCTTCACCGCGGCGCGGACGCGATCAAGGATCACACTCAGTTCGGCGGCGGTGATTTCCTTACGGAAAATCGCTTCGTTACCGACAACGACGCGCACGACGCTGCGCGAAGAATTGGCGATTTCGATGGCGCGGGCGATTTCCCGTTCGTTGCGTTCCTGGTCCGGGCTGATCCAGATCCCCAGTGTGACCCGCAGGCCGAATTCTTCCGCCAGTTTCGGGATGTTCTCCAGTGTGCCGTCCACCGAGTAAGTACGGATGTTGTCCGTCAACTTGCTCATGATCTCCAGGTCGCGACGCATTTGATCGTCGGTCGGGTACTGCTCTTTTTGTGGGAATTGACCCTGCTGGAAAGGTGAGTACGAGAAGCCGGAGATCTGTTCGGGCCAGTTGGGCGCGGTCACCGGGCGATTGATCAGCGCCCAGAAGCCGGTAAACAAGGCAGCGATGGCGAGCACCACCACCAGGTTGAGTCCAAATTTACGCGATGACATAGTTATTTCGGGTTCCAAAGACTGTGGAACGAAGGAACGGTCGGACCGCCAAGGGGGGCGAATCCTACACTAGGCATTCTCTGAACCTACAGCGGACAGGGAATTACCCGATATTGGGCAATTTGATTTCACATAAGTTCTTACACTTACCGCTTGAAGCCTAAAATTTAGTGCCGCGAAGCCCTATACTGCGCGCCGGTTTTTGAGGTGATGGTCATGAGTACAGAAGATCCGCGGTTTGCAGGCATCGCCCGTTTGTATGGCATCGAGGGCCTTGAACGCTTGCGCGCGGCGCACGTGGCGATTGTCGGCGTTGGTGGCGTTGGCTCCTGGGCGGCGGAAGCCATGGCCCGTTGCGGTGTTGGCGAGATTTCGTTGTTCGACCTGGACGATGTCTGCGTCAGTAACGCCAACCGTCAGCTGCACGCGCTGGACAGCACCGTCGGCAAACCCAAGGTCGAAGTGATGGCCGAGCGCCTGCGCGGAATCAACCCGGATTGCACGGTGCACGCGGTGCCGGATTTCGTCACCCGCGAGACCATGGCCGAATACATCACCCCGAACATCGATTGCGTGATCGACTGCATCGACAGCGTCAACGCCAAGGCGGCGCTGATTGCCTGGTGCAAACG
Proteins encoded in this window:
- a CDS encoding glycosyltransferase, with the protein product MSSRKFGLNLVVVLAIAALFTGFWALINRPVTAPNWPEQISGFSYSPFQQGQFPQKEQYPTDDQMRRDLEIMSKLTDNIRTYSVDGTLENIPKLAEEFGLRVTLGIWISPDQERNEREIARAIEIANSSRSVVRVVVGNEAIFRKEITAAELSVILDRVRAAVKVPVTTSEQWHVWEEHPELAKHVDLIAAHVLPYWEFIPMDKAGQFVLDRARDLKKMFPKKPLLLSEVGWPSNGRMRGGADASPADQAIYLRTLVNKLNRQGFNYFVIEAFDQPWKVSDEGSVGAYWGVFNAARQQKFNFEGPVVAIPQWRVLAIGSVVLALLSLTLLMIDGSALRQRGRTFLTFIAFLCGSVLVWIGYDYSQQYSTWFSLTVGFLLALGALGVFIVLLTEAHELAEAVWIHKRRREFLPVEGDSSYRPKVSIHVPCYNEPPEMVKQTLNALANLDYPDFEVLIIDNNTKDPAVWEPVRDYCETLGPRFKFFHVAPLAGFKGGALNYLIPHTAKDAEVIAVIDSDYCVHPNWLKHMVPHFADPKIAVVQSPQDYRDQNESTFKKLCYAEYKGFFHIGMVTRNDRDAIIQHGTMTMTRRSVLEELGWADWCICEDAELGLRVFEKGLSAAYYHDSYGKGLMPDTFIDFKKQRFRWAYGAIQIIKRHTRSLLRGKDTELTRGQRYHFLAGWLPWVADGMNIFFTVGALLWSAAMIIVPQRVDPPLLIFAIPPLALFVFKVGKIIFLYRRAVGVNLKDAFCAALAGLALSHTIAKAVLYGFFTSSIPFFRTPKNADNHGFWVAISEAREEVFIMLLLWGAALGIFLVNGMPSNDMRFWVTMLLVQSLPYLAALIMAFLSSLPKPTAETETVPAV
- the tcdA gene encoding tRNA cyclic N6-threonylcarbamoyladenosine(37) synthase TcdA; the protein is MSTEDPRFAGIARLYGIEGLERLRAAHVAIVGVGGVGSWAAEAMARCGVGEISLFDLDDVCVSNANRQLHALDSTVGKPKVEVMAERLRGINPDCTVHAVPDFVTRETMAEYITPNIDCVIDCIDSVNAKAALIAWCKRRKIQIITTGGAGGQIDPTLIQVCDLNRTFNDPLASKVRSTLRRDYGFSRTVTRHYSVPCVFSTEQLRYPKPDGSICLQKSFVGDGVKLDCAGGFGAVMMVTATFGMVAATKAVDKIVAGVRRPAERVKPQV